Proteins co-encoded in one Dendropsophus ebraccatus isolate aDenEbr1 chromosome 9, aDenEbr1.pat, whole genome shotgun sequence genomic window:
- the LOC138801830 gene encoding uncharacterized protein — MAVYSLLYIHVFQLDALPLLNVPQIAAFSVDLAASNNTASITSVLGTIQNTDVLSFLDSLNAAATARNVSGLSPQMAQALLNKTFEAIRSNISTFSTSQFQKLFQNQLNFALPQITPGLLSVIPQNINCSSYQVILKSLDSSFNQMDPGNQQNIYNSFIKPFLKMSGPACAQNTSTSSFLTQNFGKFSQFADYSDIMASNGAFNAMDVLPSLTTQQKASFSLTLNASSDSSTAASIVGTLQNTNDLFDFLNNLNTGIASKNISSVNGPLSQALLNKTFDAIKANVSTFNKSDWTQLFQNRISALLPQISSQQLSLIPTNIPCDTYQAILTSLNSNFPKMTSGTQQDAYNSLVKPYLNQQGPSCAQNVGSSALLQQYFGKFSQFASYKDFLNINKNFSGGDVLSSLTTSQVIDFSVDPNINPTVASGIVATIQSQADVNTFLTGVKSSASASNVNSLSPYLSKSLLAKSFQLLAPSFNTYSSSDWSGLFQNKLSLVLPSISKDQLTLIPSNISCDSYRPILSSLDSSFSKLTPSSQGDVYKSFIKPYLKQKGDFIDHRPTRYRNIIFTGSGLIGMGNPFFYSYNTPTSIL, encoded by the exons ATGGCTGTCTATtcattactatatatacatgttTTTCAGCTGGATGCCCTGCCACTCCTCAATGTACCACAAATTGCTGCCTTCAGCGTGGACCTAGCTGCCAGCAATAACACTGCCTCCATCACGAGTGTTTTGGGAACAATACAGAACACTGATGTGCTTAGCTTCCTGGACTCGCTAAATGCAGCTGCCACAGCG AGGAACGTCAGCGGACTGAGTCCACAAATGGCACAAGCTCTTCTCAACAAGACATTCGAAGCCATCAGGTCCAACATCTCCACGTTTTCAACAAGTCAATTCCAAAAACTCTTTCAGAATCAATTAAATTTTGCCCTACCACAAATTACACCTGGCCTTCTCAGCGTCATACCCCAAAATATCAACTGTAGCTCCTATCAAGTCAT ACTCAAAAGTCTGGACTCATCATTTAATCAAATGGACCCTGGAAACCAGCAAAATATTTATAATTCCTTCATCAAGCCTTTCCTGAAAATGTCAG GTCCAGCTTGTGCTCAGAACACCAGTACCAGTAGCTTTCTTACACAGAACTTTGGGAAGTTCTCTCAGTTTGCCGACTACAGTGACATAATGGCATCTAATGGAGCTTTCAATGCT ATGGATGTGCTACCTTCCCTCACCACACAACAGAAGGCGAGCTTTAGCTTGACGCTGAATGCCTCTAGTGACTCCTCCACTGCAGCCAGCATTGTCGGGACTCTCCAGAACACCAACGATCTATTTGACTTTTTGAATAACCTTAACACTGGCATTGCCTCT AAAAACATCAGCTCGGTGAATGGCCCTTTGTCCCAGGCTCTGCTGAATAAGACATTTGATGCAATAAAGGCCAACGTCTCCACGTTCAACAAGTCAGATTGGACTCAGCTCTTCCAAAATAGGATCAGCGCCCTGCTTCCTCAGATCTCTTCCCAACAGCTCAGCCTTATTCCCACTAACATCCCCTGTGACACCTATCAGGCCAT ACTCACAAGTTTGAACTCAAATTTCCCAAAAATGACTTCCGGAACACAACAGGATGCTTACAATAGTCTGGTCAAGCCTTATCTGAACCAACAAG GTCCATCCTGTGCTCAGAATGTAGGGAGCAGTGCACTTCTACAGCAGTATTTTGGAAAATTCTCCCAGTTTGCCAGCTACAAAGACTTTCTGaacattaataaaaatttcaGTGGA GGTGATGTTCTGTCGTCTCTCACCACGTCACAAGTAATCGACTTCAGCGTGGACCCCAACATCAATCCAACAGTGGCTTCTGGGATCGTCGCAACGATACAAAGTCAAGCAGACGTGAATACCTTTTTGACTGGCGTGAAATCATCTGCTTCAGCG AgcaatgtcaattctttaagtccATATCTGTCCAAGAGTCTCCTGGCCAAGTCCTTCCAGTTGCTGGCACCAAGCTTCAACACCTATTCCAGCTCTGACTGGAGTGGACTTTTCCAGAATAAACTAAGCTTGGTTTTACCATCAATCAGCAAAGACCAACTCACTCTGATCCCCAGCAACATTTCCTGTGACTCCTACCGTCCAAT ACTCAGCAGTCTTGATTCCAGTTTCTCAAAACTTACACCCAGCAGTCAGGGCGACGTCTACAAGTCTTTCATCAAACCGTACCTAAAGCAGAAAGGTGACTTCATAGATCATAGGCCTACAAGATACCGTAACATCATCTTTACAGGGTCTGGGCTTATTGGCATGGGGAACCCTTTTTTCTACTCCTATAACACCCCTACCTCCATCCTGTGA
- the LOC138801831 gene encoding mesothelin-like, whose translation MSSLPDAFLCYLSPSALTNLTAQAALDFTKKLNKQCYNASAGQTVAAPTPDDVQVAMSLVSKISNFSSDAISNLGQSAVGLSAGQIDKISDSDLKSSVSTLASVSGWNAAQTKSIMAKLLNTDFQIQNLSTLGSLVTGLPSSKLQSLSPTIVLSAIKDDKFVSQLSSAPPTLQNMFVTQIVAANSTPSTVVKNIPASLASFVPKSLLLFSSDKPSLQDVNGKSWSPDQASMFFDDIAATATDYTQMSSSVLQGFTCGTPNRLNSSQIKSLGKAMRTQNAALTQDQLTCLSRQITKDGYPTDLTSYPQEVFLFLNSSAVNGTCTDFFTNVGKAKLSILPQGSSLRTSLLTNALSCMNISAGSSLTDSNIQVLGQLSCDLSPSYIANSSFSIVNQLSQCQSYTTQQQTSILTLLSQPSSTFGNSSTWTTTTLNSFGGISAFLTKDFLTGVPEVSFNSWMKASIQSSSLTRSQFANIVSNRINTKARRATGCNVGAITADNVNDNLLPVKYTAAQLDACLDNTTLVNYLSALSSKAFTTDQLTVLKTRLDALYPSGYPDSILSSLGAITTVCADADVNKWNISSVDTLSSLLTAGPSTTLATSIITRYTNLGNALTAAVINVIGSQYICVLSSAQLNSITSSAISDAKALDVSACSQTVKDALYTKAKAAYQAQIGQVSTYFNLIKPYLGGAPAADLKSLAAMGPNMDIGTFVKLNPSAVLSLTVSDVKSLLGTNTVDLKTQLTNSVVSNWIAIQKQSDLDTLGLGITGGIRDTVTTKPPGSGSPVSAHAHGLSILFVIFGLFLLS comes from the exons ATGTCTAGCCTGCCGGACGCGTTCCTCTGTTACCTGTCACCATCAGCTCTGACCAATCTGACAGCACAGGCCGCTCTGGACTTTACCAAAAAATTAAATAAGCAATGTTATAATGCTTCTGCAGGACAAACCGTTGCTGCCCCGACCCCCGATGATGTGCAG GTGGCAATGTCACTGGTCAGCAAAATAAGCAATTTCTCTTCTGATGCTATTTCTAACCTGGGACAATCAGCTGTGGGTCTGTCCGCGGGACAAATCGACAAGATCAGCGATAGCGACCTGAAATCCAGCGTGTCCACATTGGCCAGTGTTAGCGGCTGGAATGCTGCGCAGACCAAGTCAATAATGGCCAAGCTCCTAAACACTGACTTCCAG ATTCAGAACCTGAGCACTCTAGGGAGCTTGGTAACTGGGCTGCCAAGTAGTAAGCTGCAATCTCTGTCCCCGACAATAGTACTGAGTGCCATAAAGGATGATAAATTTGTAAGCCAGCTCTCCAGCGCCCCTCCGACTCTGCAGAACATGTTTGTCACACAG ATTGTAGCTGCCAACTCGACTCCATCCACTGTGGTCAAAAACATCCCCGCCAGCCTGGCAAGCTTTGTTCCCAagtctctcctgctcttcagttCAGACAAGCCATCTCTGCAAGACGTCAATGGCAAGTCATGGAGCCCTGACCAG GCTTCCATGTTTTTCGATGACATCGCCGCCACTGCCACTGACTACACACA GATGTCCTCATCAGTCCTGCAAGGCTTTACCTGCGGTACCCCAAATAGACTTAATAGCAGCCAAATCAAGTCATTGGGGAAGGCTATGAGGACCCAGAATGCTGCACTGACTCAAGATCAG CTGACCTGTCTGAGCAGGCAAATAACCAAGGATGGCTATCCTACAGATCTGACCTCATACCCCCAGGAAGTCTTCCTATTCCTTAA CTCCTCCGCTGTAAATGGAACCTGCACTGACTTCTTCACCAACGTCGGCAAAGCGAAGCTCAGCATCCTGCCTCAGGGCTCCAGTCTGCGCACAAGTCTACTGACCAATGCCTTGTCCTGTATG aacaTATCGGCAGGATCTTCTCTGACGGACAGCAATATCCAGGTCCTgggtcagctctcctgtgatcTCAGCCCATCATACATTGCTAATTCCTCTTTCAGCATTGTGAACCAGCTATCTCAGTGTCAGTCCTACACTACTCAACAGCAAACCTCCATCCTGACCCTCCTCAGCCAGCCAAGCTCCACGTTTGG GAACTCCTCCACATGGACAACAACCACATTAAACTCATTTGGAGGAATCAGTGCATTTTTAACCAAAGACTTCCTGACAGGTGTCCCAGAG GTGTCATTTAACTCCTGGATGAAAGCATCTATACAGTCCTCTTCCTTGACCAGAAGCCAGTTTGCCAACATTGTCTCAAATCGTATTAATACTAAAGCTCGGCGAGCTACAG GTTGTAACGTTGGAGCGATCACTGCTGACAATGTGAATGACAACCTGCTGCCAGTGAAATATACAGCAGCACAATTAGACGCCTGCTTAGACAACACCACGCTGGTGAACTACCTGTCAGCACTGAGCAGTAAGGCCTTCACCACTGACCAACTCACCGTCCTGAAGACTAGGCTGGATGCG CTCTATCCCTCAGGTTACCCAGATAGTATCCTATCCAGCCTCGGTGCCATCACTACAGTATGTGCAGACGCTGATGTGAACAAGTGGAACATAAGTTCAGTGGACACCCTCAGCAGTTTGCTTACAGCTGGACCTTCCACTACTTTG GCCACTAGCATAATTACAAGATATACCAATCTGGGCAATGCATTAACTGCAGCAGTAATAAATGTGATTGGGAGTCAATACATCTGCGTTCTGAGCAGCGCCCAACTGAACTCCATCACCTCCAGTGCTATTAG TGACGCCAAAGCTCTGGATGTTTCCGCATGCAGCCAAACGGTAAAAGATGCCCTGTACACTAAAGCAAAGGCGGCCTACCAGGCACAGATCGGCCAAGTGTCTACCTACTTCAACCTCATAAAGCCATATCTGG GTGGAGCACCGGCCGCAGACCTTAAGTCCCTGGCTGCAATGGGTCCCAACATGGACATAGGAACCTTTGTGAAATTGAATCCATCTGCTGTGCTG AGTCTTACAGTCAGTGATGTGAAGAGTTTACTTGGCACCAACACAGTGGATCTGAAGACTCAGCTAACCAACAGCGTCGTCAGCAACTGGATCGCAATACAGAAACAGTCCGATCTGGACACCCTGGGCCTGGGCATCACGGGGGGAATACGGGATACCGTCACCACAAAACCCCCAGGTTCAG GCTCTCCGGTTTCTGCTCACGCTCACGGCCTCTCAATCCTATTTGTCATTTTTGGACTATTCCTCCTTTCCTAA